The following proteins come from a genomic window of Ornithinimicrobium cryptoxanthini:
- a CDS encoding glycoside hydrolase family 3 protein → MSDRPSSEQPRIGARSKATIEVDGLVFRDLDGDQHLSPYEDWRLTPQERADDLVSRMTLDEKAGLMLIDTVNAGWGGTVTELAEDYIGRGHMRRIIFRNVVAVPGEERQGDDSHPFVAGSSVTPEQAASFLNAVQDLAEGSRLGIPVLAKSNARNHIDPDARAGINESHGAFSGFPKEAGLAAAALGADSMDPVVAFAEVMGAEWHAIGLRGMYGYMVDLITEPRWYRTHECFSEDAALTSRIVTALLQTLQGSEVVDGSSLNPTTDVALTIKHFPGGGPQERGLDPHYSFGKTQVYPGDNFGQHLEPFRAAIAGGAAAIMPYYGVPMGVTHDGVTYDQIGMAFSDEIVTGLLRDSLGFAGYVNSDTGIVTDRAWGLEEVTIPQRVAAAINSGTDTLSGFHDITVITSLVESGLVSQERVDLAAVRLLVPLFRMGLFEDPYVEEEAANDILATPRHTDVALDIQRKSVVLLQNQDRADGSGPALPLQPGSTVFVLGTVDTDALTARGFTVVDGNAEDRPSAAGADHVLVSLSALTLGTGDYRSADPNSGMRPDKISPVVFPGVRGLDGKSPFGAADAGVAYGAPTCTDDGLPFGGPLPWESGVLDFSGMEEAESWSVRPSLRTIQEVMREVDDPTKVVLDVYFRQPFVLDQGSGLRDAGAIVATFGISGEALLDVLTGAFAPQGRMPFALAASSLAIEEQSSDLPGYDDTTDGALYGFGHGLTF, encoded by the coding sequence ATGTCCGATCGCCCTAGCTCAGAACAGCCCAGGATCGGCGCCCGATCGAAGGCGACCATCGAGGTCGACGGACTGGTCTTCCGTGACCTGGACGGCGACCAGCACCTGAGCCCCTATGAGGACTGGCGGTTGACCCCGCAGGAGCGGGCAGACGACCTGGTGTCTCGGATGACGCTCGACGAGAAGGCTGGCCTGATGCTCATCGACACGGTCAACGCCGGCTGGGGTGGCACCGTCACCGAGCTCGCCGAGGACTACATCGGCCGGGGTCACATGCGGCGCATCATCTTCCGCAATGTCGTGGCGGTGCCGGGGGAGGAGCGCCAGGGGGACGACAGCCACCCGTTCGTGGCCGGGTCGTCGGTCACGCCGGAGCAGGCCGCGTCGTTCCTGAACGCCGTGCAGGATCTGGCCGAGGGGAGCCGGCTGGGCATCCCGGTGCTGGCCAAGTCGAACGCCCGCAACCACATCGACCCGGACGCCCGCGCCGGCATCAATGAAAGTCACGGGGCGTTCAGCGGCTTCCCCAAGGAGGCCGGCCTGGCCGCTGCGGCACTGGGCGCGGACAGCATGGACCCGGTCGTGGCGTTCGCCGAGGTCATGGGCGCGGAGTGGCACGCTATCGGACTCCGCGGCATGTATGGCTACATGGTCGATCTCATCACCGAACCGCGGTGGTATCGCACCCACGAGTGCTTCAGCGAGGACGCTGCGCTCACCAGTCGGATCGTGACCGCTCTCCTGCAGACGTTGCAGGGGTCCGAGGTTGTCGACGGCTCGTCGCTGAACCCCACGACCGATGTCGCGTTGACCATCAAGCACTTTCCCGGCGGCGGCCCGCAGGAACGAGGGCTCGACCCCCACTACTCCTTCGGCAAGACCCAGGTCTACCCGGGAGACAACTTCGGCCAGCACCTGGAGCCGTTCCGGGCGGCGATCGCGGGCGGAGCGGCCGCGATCATGCCCTACTACGGGGTGCCGATGGGCGTCACCCACGACGGTGTGACCTATGACCAGATAGGCATGGCCTTCAGCGACGAGATCGTGACCGGACTGCTGCGTGACAGCCTGGGCTTCGCCGGCTACGTCAACTCCGACACCGGCATCGTCACCGACCGCGCCTGGGGGCTGGAAGAGGTGACGATCCCGCAGCGGGTCGCGGCCGCCATCAACTCCGGCACCGACACCCTGTCCGGCTTCCACGACATCACCGTCATCACCAGCCTGGTCGAGAGTGGCCTGGTCTCCCAGGAGCGTGTCGACCTCGCCGCAGTGCGGCTGCTTGTCCCGTTGTTCCGGATGGGACTGTTTGAGGACCCCTACGTGGAGGAGGAGGCGGCGAACGACATCCTGGCCACCCCCCGGCATACTGACGTCGCCCTCGACATCCAGCGCAAGTCCGTGGTGCTGCTCCAGAACCAGGATCGGGCCGACGGCTCCGGTCCGGCGCTCCCGCTGCAACCGGGGTCGACAGTGTTCGTCCTGGGCACGGTGGACACCGACGCGCTCACCGCACGCGGCTTCACGGTGGTCGACGGCAACGCCGAGGACCGGCCGAGCGCCGCGGGCGCTGACCACGTGCTGGTCAGTCTGAGCGCGCTCACCCTGGGGACGGGGGACTACCGCAGCGCCGACCCGAACTCGGGGATGCGCCCGGACAAGATCAGCCCCGTCGTCTTCCCCGGCGTCCGCGGGCTGGACGGCAAGAGCCCCTTCGGCGCGGCCGACGCAGGAGTGGCCTACGGCGCCCCGACCTGCACCGACGACGGGCTGCCGTTCGGCGGCCCGTTGCCGTGGGAGAGCGGGGTGCTGGACTTCTCCGGCATGGAGGAGGCCGAGTCGTGGAGCGTCCGGCCGTCCCTGCGCACCATCCAGGAGGTAATGCGTGAGGTCGACGACCCGACCAAGGTGGTGCTCGACGTCTACTTCCGGCAGCCGTTCGTGCTGGACCAGGGGAGTGGGCTGCGCGACGCGGGGGCGATCGTGGCGACCTTCGGCATCTCCGGCGAGGCACTGCTGGACGTGCTCACCGGCGCGTTCGCCCCACAGGGGCGGATGCCCTTCGCGCTCGCCGCGTCCTCGCTGGCCATCGAGGAGCAGTCCAGTGACCTGCCCGGCTACGACGACACGACCGACGGCGCGCTCTACGGGTTCGGGCACGGCCTCACGTTTTGA